The Intestinibaculum porci DNA window ATAAAGCAGGTTTAGAAGTCCTAGATGAAAAGACCGCCCAGGTGGCAGAAATCCGGTTAGAAAATCCCGAGCTTTCCTTAAGTGAACTCGCCGAGGTCTATCTCGTCAAAACCGGGAAAACCATTTCTAAATCCGGACTCCATCATCGCTTTAAAAAGATCAAAGAGGAAGCGCAGCGCTTAAGGCAGATGGAAGAATCATGAATATCGAAAAACGCTTTGGCCTGCGCATTCGTGAGCTGCGGATGATGCAGGAGATCTCGCAGGAAGAATTAGCCTGGCGCTGCCAGTTATCGAAAAATTATGTTTCTGATGTGGAACGGGGAACCCGGAATGTCTCCCTGAAAGCCATTGAAAAATTTGCAAAGGGATTAGATGTCAGAATTGAAGATCTCTTCCACTTTGAAAGATAGGAGCAGTTTTGATGGAATTATTAGTAGTTGTGGCATTGATCATTTTAGTCATTGCCATTCTGGCCTTTATCTTTAAAACCATTTTGTTTTTCTGGCCAGTCGTATTGGTGTTATTAATCGCTTACGCGGTGAAAAGAGCGATCGATTCACATAAGAAAGTGAATGATCATGATTTTAAGGATCAGGGGAATTATGATAGGGATGATAATCCCGATGTCATCGATGTGGAGTATAAAGTCATTGATGATGAAGATCATAAGAAGGAGTGATTGGTTTGATTTGTCCAAAATGTCATAAAGAAATTAGTGATGATGC harbors:
- a CDS encoding helix-turn-helix domain-containing protein — its product is MNIEKRFGLRIRELRMMQEISQEELAWRCQLSKNYVSDVERGTRNVSLKAIEKFAKGLDVRIEDLFHFER